The following are encoded in a window of Thermodesulfobacterium geofontis OPF15 genomic DNA:
- a CDS encoding DJ-1/PfpI family protein — translation MERISKIFLGLIFIILISFSIGLSKSDKKILMIIASQNFRDEELLIPKKLFEKEGYSVVIAGTSLKPAKGMLGAVVTPQILIDQVKVDEYDAIVFVGGVGAKEYFNNSIAHKIAKEAVSKNKILAAICIAPRILAEAGVLKGKKATCWAEEGKNLERKGAHYTGKPVEVDGNIVTASGPQAAEEFAKIIIKLLKAKK, via the coding sequence ATGGAGAGAATTTCAAAAATTTTTTTGGGTTTAATTTTTATAATTTTAATTAGTTTTTCTATAGGTTTATCTAAAAGTGATAAAAAAATTTTAATGATTATTGCTTCACAAAATTTTAGGGATGAAGAATTGTTAATTCCTAAGAAGCTTTTTGAAAAAGAGGGTTATAGTGTGGTTATAGCGGGAACTTCTTTAAAACCAGCTAAAGGTATGCTTGGTGCTGTAGTTACACCCCAAATTTTAATTGATCAGGTTAAAGTAGATGAATATGATGCTATAGTTTTTGTAGGAGGAGTAGGTGCTAAAGAATATTTTAATAATTCTATAGCCCATAAAATAGCAAAAGAAGCGGTTTCCAAGAATAAAATCCTTGCAGCTATTTGCATTGCTCCAAGAATATTAGCTGAAGCTGGAGTTTTGAAAGGGAAGAAAGCAACTTGTTGGGCAGAAGAGGGAAAGAATTTGGAAAGAAAAGGAGCACATTATACAGGAAAACCAGTTGAAGTTGACGGAAATATAGTTACAGCTTCTGGTCCGCAAGCCGCAGAGGAATTTGCTAAAATTATAATAAAACTTTTAAAAGCTAAAAAATGA